The Candidatus Moraniibacteriota bacterium genome has a segment encoding these proteins:
- a CDS encoding PBP1A family penicillin-binding protein, with protein MKDKVIKKINAFFPQIREKTFSFRNIAIIIGILLAGTILWLYYGAVPSADQLIKRKIAQTSIIYDSTGEHVLYELYGEENRRLVSHDEIPDYMRIAIIATEDANFYHHIGIDPMAILRAIKVNIKHNEIRQGASTITQQLARMAFLTKEQTLKRKVLEAVFAIKMEINYTKDEILDQYINEIPFGANTYGVETASETYFGKKAIELTLDEAAFLAALPKATSYYSPYSSNRNALVIRQKDILQKISDTRLITKEEMQKAMSVNTLEKVKPLSQPIVAPHFVFFVLDELEKKYGEDFIQTGGLKIYTSLDYNMQKIAEDAVFRGSQKNISRGATNAALVAVDPKNGNVLVMVGSKDYFDKSIDGEVNIATSLRQPGSSFKPFAYAHAFELGYQPETMILDAETNFGPDGTGKDYIPVNYDGQFHGLLPLRSTLSMSLNIPAVKILYLAGIDGTIDLAHKMGITTLNDRKRYGLSLVLGGGEVKLVDMASAFSVFANDGIRNKARAITKITNSAGKIIQEGKIDPQRVLNEQVARKINSILSDNSARAPVFGSNSPLTLKGKTVAAKTGTTSGFRDAWTVGYTPSLAVGVWAGNNDNHAMKIGSDGVYVAAPIWNDFMIRVLANKSNEEFVPYEVVKDKEQIAGITARIVYYNNKSGKKISEDKAKKTDSDKVSIKLEYGYGKDDSGKFMNIAMPDPTDPMFNQWLDQFKNQKGKDEDEEDEEDD; from the coding sequence ATGAAAGATAAAGTAATAAAAAAGATTAATGCATTTTTCCCTCAAATAAGAGAAAAAACTTTTAGTTTTCGTAATATTGCAATTATCATTGGAATTTTGCTCGCTGGGACGATACTGTGGCTATATTACGGTGCAGTTCCTTCTGCCGACCAGCTAATCAAACGTAAAATTGCCCAAACATCTATAATTTATGACAGTACAGGTGAACATGTGCTATATGAACTTTATGGAGAAGAAAATCGCAGGCTGGTTTCTCACGATGAAATTCCAGATTATATGAGAATTGCTATTATTGCGACTGAAGATGCTAATTTTTATCATCATATTGGGATAGATCCTATGGCAATCTTGCGCGCTATTAAAGTTAACATAAAACACAATGAAATCAGGCAAGGAGCTTCAACCATAACCCAGCAATTAGCGCGTATGGCTTTTCTGACCAAAGAGCAAACACTCAAACGTAAAGTGTTGGAAGCTGTTTTTGCCATAAAAATGGAAATAAATTACACGAAAGATGAAATTTTAGACCAATATATAAACGAGATTCCTTTTGGCGCCAACACTTATGGTGTGGAAACTGCCAGTGAAACATATTTTGGTAAAAAAGCCATAGAACTGACTTTAGATGAAGCTGCATTTTTAGCTGCCTTACCAAAAGCCACTTCCTATTATTCCCCATACAGCTCTAATCGCAATGCCCTCGTTATACGTCAAAAAGATATTTTGCAAAAGATAAGCGATACAAGACTTATAACAAAAGAAGAAATGCAGAAAGCCATGTCAGTAAACACTCTTGAAAAAGTTAAGCCGCTAAGCCAACCGATAGTTGCGCCACATTTTGTATTTTTCGTGCTTGATGAACTAGAAAAAAAATACGGAGAAGATTTTATACAAACGGGAGGATTGAAAATATACACTTCTTTAGATTATAATATGCAGAAAATTGCAGAAGATGCTGTGTTCAGAGGATCGCAGAAAAATATTTCACGCGGTGCAACCAATGCCGCTCTGGTAGCAGTTGATCCTAAAAACGGAAATGTGCTGGTTATGGTCGGCAGCAAAGATTATTTTGACAAATCCATAGATGGCGAAGTTAATATAGCTACTAGCCTACGTCAGCCAGGGTCTTCCTTTAAGCCTTTTGCTTATGCGCACGCTTTTGAACTTGGCTATCAGCCAGAAACTATGATTTTAGACGCAGAAACTAATTTTGGTCCTGACGGAACCGGTAAAGATTATATCCCTGTAAATTACGATGGCCAATTCCATGGATTGCTTCCTTTACGTAGCACTTTGTCGATGTCACTCAATATACCGGCAGTCAAAATATTATATTTAGCTGGGATAGACGGCACAATAGATCTAGCTCATAAAATGGGAATTACAACTCTCAATGATCGCAAGCGATATGGCTTATCGCTGGTTTTAGGCGGAGGCGAAGTAAAGCTTGTTGATATGGCCAGTGCTTTTTCAGTTTTTGCCAATGATGGAATCAGAAATAAGGCTCGAGCAATAACTAAAATTACCAACAGCGCAGGAAAAATTATCCAGGAAGGAAAAATTGATCCGCAAAGAGTTTTGAATGAGCAGGTTGCGCGCAAGATAAATTCAATTCTTTCGGATAACAGTGCACGTGCGCCAGTTTTTGGCTCTAACAGCCCGCTGACTTTGAAAGGCAAAACAGTGGCAGCTAAAACTGGAACGACTTCTGGGTTTCGCGATGCTTGGACAGTTGGATATACGCCTTCCTTGGCTGTTGGAGTATGGGCAGGCAACAATGACAATCACGCCATGAAAATCGGTTCAGACGGAGTTTACGTGGCAGCTCCAATTTGGAATGATTTTATGATTCGGGTTTTAGCCAATAAATCTAATGAAGAGTTTGTGCCTTATGAAGTTGTAAAAGACAAAGAACAGATAGCTGGCATAACTGCCAGAATTGTTTATTATAATAATAAGTCTGGCAAAAAAATATCAGAAGATAAGGCAAAAAAAACAGATTCAGATAAGGTCAGCATAAAACTGGAATATGGTTACGGCAAAGATGATTCAGGAAAGTTTATGAATATCGCTATGCCTGATCCCACCGATCCTATGTTTAACCAATGGTTAGATCAGTTCAAAAACCAAAAAGGAAAGGATGAGGACGAGGAAGATGAAGAGGACGATTAA
- a CDS encoding N-acetylmuramoyl-L-alanine amidase encodes MQKRIIISIIIFIAIILLVIFGFILFRQKKTIQISVQSQQAINNGQEAENSNQKSENGNQETGNSIQEVVINDKQQTTIDKEQTTSSRENKEDKIISRLVSWGFKISSNRKIDTIIVHSAYDAIGNDPYSVEGVIAEYKQYGVSPHYLIDRGGKIYRLVADQDIAYHAGTSKMPDGRTDVNNFSVGIEMINIKEGKFTDNQYDSLNWLIDLLKKQYQIKYVLGHNDIAPGRKTDPWNIDWDKIDK; translated from the coding sequence ATGCAAAAGAGAATTATCATATCAATTATTATTTTTATCGCCATAATTTTATTGGTAATTTTCGGGTTTATACTTTTTCGTCAGAAAAAAACTATACAAATTTCAGTTCAGAGTCAACAGGCGATAAACAATGGGCAGGAGGCAGAAAACAGTAATCAGAAATCAGAAAATGGGAATCAAGAAACAGGAAATAGTATTCAAGAAGTAGTTATAAATGATAAACAACAAACAACAATTGACAAAGAACAAACGACAAGTAGCAGAGAAAATAAAGAAGATAAAATTATAAGCAGACTTGTTTCGTGGGGATTTAAAATTTCCAGTAACAGGAAAATAGATACAATAATAGTACATTCAGCATACGATGCCATAGGTAACGATCCGTATAGTGTTGAGGGCGTTATTGCGGAGTATAAACAATATGGAGTTTCTCCTCATTATCTCATTGATCGTGGCGGGAAAATTTATCGTCTTGTTGCAGACCAGGATATTGCTTATCATGCCGGAACCAGTAAAATGCCAGATGGACGTACTGATGTAAACAACTTTTCTGTCGGAATTGAGATGATAAATATTAAGGAAGGAAAATTTACTGATAATCAATACGATTCACTGAATTGGCTGATAGATTTGCTTAAAAAACAGTACCAAATAAAATATGTTCTAGGCCATAATGATATTGCGCCAGGAAGAAAAACTGATCCGTGGAATATAGATTGGGACAAGATTGATAAATAA
- a CDS encoding FKBP-type peptidyl-prolyl cis-trans isomerase — protein sequence MKKKLILILIIIVVIIIGVLLNKKNVVNAPITEKNIEQKNNKSNENKTMQLEIKTTQEGTGERQVKDGDTISVHYTGRLLDGTKFDSSLDRGVPFEFTVGAGRVIQGWEQGFIGAKVGEKRTLTIPAEFGYGSRAIGSIPANSTLIFDVELVSIK from the coding sequence ATGAAAAAGAAACTCATTTTAATTTTAATAATAATTGTGGTAATTATTATTGGCGTATTGCTTAACAAAAAAAATGTAGTAAACGCTCCGATAACGGAAAAAAATATAGAACAAAAAAATAATAAATCTAATGAAAATAAAACTATGCAATTAGAAATTAAAACAACCCAGGAGGGAACAGGAGAAAGACAAGTTAAAGACGGAGACACGATAAGTGTTCATTATACCGGCAGACTTTTAGATGGGACCAAGTTTGATTCAAGTTTGGATCGGGGAGTACCTTTTGAATTTACAGTTGGCGCAGGTAGGGTTATCCAGGGTTGGGAGCAGGGATTTATCGGGGCTAAAGTCGGAGAGAAAAGAACTTTGACAATTCCAGCCGAATTTGGATATGGTTCCAGAGCGATTGGTTCTATACCAGCCAATTCAACTCTTATTTTTGATGTAGAATTAGTTTCAATAAAGTAA